The stretch of DNA GAGGATCAGCCGGTATCCCGTGCTGGTACGCATCGGGCCGCCCATCGCCGTGCCCAGGGTGGAGGGGCGGCTGGCCGGGCAGGCGATCCGCACCTGGACTCGCCGCTTCGAGCAGGCGGTCGCTGCGCTGCTGCCCCCGGAGCAGCAGGCGCCCGGCCCTGCGGAGTTCACCTACAGCCAGCGCTCCCGCCCGCGGTAGTAGACGGCTGGAGCCTGCGGGTGGCGCTGGCGGAAGGCCACGTAGCGGCGGCGCAGCTGCTGGTAGCGGCGGTCCGACGAGCGCAGCCGGATGTGCGGGTACCGGATGAGGTAGCGCTCCAGCCACCACATGTTCCGCCGGGCAAACCGCCAGTCGGCCTTTACCTGCCGCAGGTCCACCAGGGCGTAACCGGTGATCCTCCCGGTGAAGTCCACGTAGGGGTCGTAGTAGCTCCAGACCAGGTCGCGGATGGTGCGGAATACCGGCTTGCGGCCGTGGAGCCCCGCGTCTCGGGACCGCGCCACCGCACCCCACCGCCCGCGGCGGCGGAAGACGAAGAGGACGTGGTCCAGGTGGTCCTGCGACTCCAGGCTGACCACCAGCGGCGGGTAGCCGTGCTGCTCCAGGATCGCTGCCGCCACCAGCGCCGCCTCCATGCAGTGGGTCTCGCCTTCGCGGATCACCTGCCGGAAGGACCGCAGGGTCTTGCCCACCCGGTGGTGGTTGTACCGCAGGAGGTTGAGGAAGCGCTGCACCTGCAGCGGCGTCCGGTGCGCGTCGATCACAGCGAGCTCCCGGCGCGTAAAGGCGCGGCGGGGTGGAGGTCTGTACCTCACCCGACGTGGCCGACGCTATGGGGTTCTATGGGGCGACCGGAGGGAGGAGACAGGACCTCCAGGGCCCCGGGGACGGTGATGAAGGTAGCCGGAACGTGCCCGATCAGCTCGCCGTCTGCCTGGATGGTCAGGGGGTGGTCGCTGGCCACGGTGACAGTGGCCGCCGCCTCCACCTCCACCTTCGGGTGGGTCACATGCCGGCCGCTGAATGTCTGGGGCAGCAGGCGGAGTACCTCCAGTTTGGTTACATCGCCGATGGGGAGGACCTCGAAGAGCCCGTCGTCAGGGACAGCTGTGGGGCACAGGCGCATCCCGCCCGCCGCCCGACAGGTATTCCCCACGCCCAGCATGAACAGGCGGCGCCGCCGGGTGAGGCCGTTCAGCGTCACCTCCATCTCTACCGGGCTGTAGACGACCAGCATCTTGAGGATCCCGGCCAGGTAGATGGCCGGTCCTGGCAGCCGGGTCTTCAGCCGGGCCGGCAGGCGCTCCGACCAGTCGCTGACCTGCCGCGCCACCTCACCGCCGAAGCCGACGGTGGCAATGGTGAGGAAGTAGCGGCCGTGGACCAGCCCCACGTCTACGCGGCGACGCGTCCCCGCCAGAACCGCCTCGACGGCCCCCTGGGGATCAGGCGGCAGGTCGACGGCTGCGGCGAAGTCGCTGCCGGTGCCCGCGGGGATGACGGCCAGCGCAGGGCGGGGCTGGCTCCGGGCCAGCAGGCCGTTCACCGTCCAGTG from Armatimonadota bacterium encodes:
- a CDS encoding diacylglycerol kinase family lipid kinase; the encoded protein is MRAFAIINPIAGGGRALRVWPGVRTRLLEAGWQVDEATAQHRGHEVELAAAAARQERDVVLAVGGDGTVHWTVNGLLARSQPRPALAVIPAGTGSDFAAAVDLPPDPQGAVEAVLAGTRRRVDVGLVHGRYFLTIATVGFGGEVARQVSDWSERLPARLKTRLPGPAIYLAGILKMLVVYSPVEMEVTLNGLTRRRRLFMLGVGNTCRAAGGMRLCPTAVPDDGLFEVLPIGDVTKLEVLRLLPQTFSGRHVTHPKVEVEAAATVTVASDHPLTIQADGELIGHVPATFITVPGALEVLSPPSGRPIEPHSVGHVG